The DNA sequence GACTACACGGACTCACGAGTCCATCTCCACAGGCTTCTGAAGGCAGACGTGCCGATGCGGCGCGCTGCTGTTCTGTAGTGAGTTGCTCAGACTTCTGTCCGCTGCAAGCCTCAGTGCGAGTCTTGTTGCTGGATCATGACTCGTCCACAGAAGTGAAAGGAAGCCGCCTAGCATAACAACTGAGCCTAGCATCTGAACAAGCTAGCTTTCTTGActtctaaaaatacatttttatgacatttatttcCACCAAAAGATGAACCTcttagagataaagaaggtggtggattttaagtactgaggctcaactgtccggggccatggagagtgtgaaagaggtgaagaagcgggtgcaggtaggatggaatcattggagaaaagtgatgcgtgacaaaagggtgtctgcaaggatgaaagggaaagtgtccaaaagggtggtgaggccagcaatgttggatggtttggaaacagtgaggaaaagacaggaggcagagctggaggtagcagagatgaagatgctgagcttctctctgggaggattagcaggatggataggacttgtggtcaggtgtttatgagaccaagtcagagagactagatggagatggtttggacatgtacagaggagagagagccagtacattggtagatgaagatgttgaggttggaactgccaggcagaaggtggagatgaaggtcaaagaggagattgatggaggtggtgaaggaggacatgaggtttgtaggtttgagagaagaggaagcagaggacagggtgagatggaggaagataatggaggaagaagatgtggagacccctgaagggagaagccgaaaggaaaagaagaaaagatggACCTCGTGAATGAATCTGGCCTGGACAACATgttgcttgttgatgatgtcacacaggtTCATAACTACCTATACAGAGCTGTGGCTAGATGCTAGAAGGAGAACAGTAGGGTCTGTAAGCCTGGGCTTATGAGGTGTGAAGCGACTGGAAACATGATGATGAAGGATAGAAGTCCTGAAAGTGGACGGTTCTTGAGATATTTCTGggaatgctttttaaaaaaagtgcaaatTTATTTTAACTTCTATTCAAAACAAGGCCTGTATCTTGTTCGTTCGTTCACTACAGCTTCAttcttccctcactcgtgaacaagaccccatCACTGGTGGCCGACTGAGGCTCATGCTGAGCTTTGACAAGGCTCCAATCCGTTTCACTGAGAAATGAAGTTTTAAAAGCCAAAAATAACCAACTCAGAACGTCAGCAAATCATTCAAACGTTGTCGATTCAAATGACCATGAATGCGGCTGTAAACCTGCCATCATGGATTGTCCGCTCCAGTTCTCCTGCTGCCTGGCCATTGATCTGTGTGACCTGTACTCACTATACACTTGACACGCCGCTGCCGTCGTGCAGGCGTCCAGATGTGCTCCGTGAGTCAGCTGCAGCGTGATGGTCGCAGGAACCACGCGCGAACCCAACGTCAGATTTCTGTTGGCTCTGCGGTTCGCGGTGGAGGTGAAGTCGTCCCGCGAGGCGGCAGCACCTGTTTCATAGCCCGGAGCGTTTGTTGCAGCTCAAAGACGCAGCAGAGACTTGTTTGAAGCTACGTGACCAGCAGATGAACTCCTCTGCTTCTGAgccgtgatgatgtcatcgctgaCTCAAAGCTATTTATCAATGTGGAATCTCCAAATCCAGAGCTGTGAATGGAATCCAGAacgtttgtttatgttttgtggaATAACTGTAGGAGTGAGGAGGAAATCCAACAGGTTGAGATTTTGAGAGCCCATGTTCAAAGTTCTTCAAGGTGGGAGTCATAGTGACGGTTAGGGTTAAACCACGGGGTAGCGCTACTTTCGCTCTCTCACTTGGTCTCAAATGATCATGGGCTTCAGGCAAGGCGCAATTTGGGGCTCCAGGAAGGAGAAACTGTACCCTATTTTATTCACCAAATGCAATCTAAGAGCAAAatgacctcttttttttctgcatgtttcgAATGTAGCTGCGGGAAACGTTGGCCACAGAGAAATGCGGGACATTAAATAAACTCCAGAAATGACCACATTTAAATGCCTTATACTGCGATCATTCCTATTTCCAATCTATGAAGAGAATATTTCGTGTTTGTTTCATAGCTCCAACAAAAAAGTTTCAAGTAAACCTGCCACTCCAGAGCTGTGAACTCCACTGTTCTGCCTTCATGTTGCGATCTGCTGCCGCCCTGCTCGAGGACTGTTTAACTCTTCTTCTTACAACTAGCACGTGATATTGAAGTCGGCTTTATTGTCACCCAGATCTGAGTGCTTGTGATGGCACTTTCAGAGGCATTGCTCCTGTTACTTTGGTGACCTCTATCTTCCCTCACTctcactggaaaaaaacaaaaggagagATGCCTGCAGGCCTTTTATCGCAGGAGCAAAAGGCCCTGGAGGCTTCTCCACCTTTTATATTCACAAATCTTCCCGTCTGCGCCGCGGCACGTCCCCCTCAAACGCTCTTAATTAGGAAATCAATTCCCCTGTCAAAACAAAGGGCTGTGAGTGAGCACTTTGTTGCTGGAATTCACCGATTCTTTATATGCTCAACCCACGTCTGAAGTCTGCTCtcatgtgttgccatggaaacagcggTTGATTTTGATGTCTTTGAAATCAGGGACGGCACACAAATATACAAACGAAGGGGACAATGTTTGCTCAACGCAACAAGGCACGTGCGACTGAATGAACGACGAGGCTTCCAAATGATCACACTGCAACATGTAATCTATGTGTAATTACACAGATGTGCAGCCAAATGCCTGTCATTATTGACGCGGGTTAATGAGCCCCCTGGTCCTGAGTGGTAATAATACTGTAAATATGTGAGTGTTGTGATGCATGAGGATTCATCTGGAGAAGTCGGGCTATGAAACTGAAGACTTATATATCCTAAAAAGAACCACAATATTTGGATGAAAGTACATCTTCAAATGCTACCATGGTTAGCCTGACTAGCTCATGCGCTTTCTCTGCTTGCAGCTCCACTCAGACCGACCCGTCAGCCACCGTGGGCAAAGTCAGAGACTTGGCTTCATTCCGGCGGCACTTCCGGATGGGATTCATGACCATGCCTGCCTCCCAGGACCTGTCCCCTCACTCCTGTGCCTCAGCCATGGCGCCGCGCTCGCAGTCCTGCCACGCGGTGGGCGCCGGTGACAACAGTCTGGAGAACGGAGATTATTCTGACACGCAGTCTCAGCACGGCGGGCGGTGTCCACCGGCCAAACCCAAGCGCCACCCCAGCACTCGCCTGAGCACCTCGTCGGCTGATGGCCGGGCGCCCCCGGAGACCCCGCCGCCTCCCATGCCCAGCCACTcgcaggagaggagagagaaaaagaatggTACGAGTCACAAGTCTCTGTAAACTCGATTGATGATCTGGCTGATTCATTGATTGGTGGTTTGGTTGTTGGGTCATGGGTTGGTAGTCAGTGGGTTCAGAGCAGTGGCACTGTAGAATGGATAAGAAGAGCTCACTTGGATAGTTGGCGGGCGGGCATGGATGTCCAAAATGCTGAGTTGGCACTTAGACAGGTGGTTGTTTAGAGACGgtccatatatttttttccatttttcctgACCTGCTTGGTCTTATCCCGCAGCCATGAAGAAGTCCGAGTCCGGAGACATGAGCTCAAAAAAAGTTCCTCCCCTGAAGCCGAAGAGAAGTCCCAGCACGCAGCTCACCTTCGACCCCCTGCCCCCACGTGTGCCTCACTCAGCCGCCTCGCTGCCCTTCCAGTCGGCTGATGCTCAGATCCAGCCAGGAGACGGGGACGATGAGCCGGTCTACATCGAGATGGTGGGCCAGGTGTTCACCAGAGACAGCCAGACCGCCACCCCGCATCCGGTCACCCCTGTGGCCACCACGCCGGACTCTGATTCGGATCAGAGCGAGGCCATTTACGAGGAGATGAAGTACCCGCTGCACGAGAACAGAGAGGCCCACAGACACCTACCCTCTAAACACGAGAGACTGAAAAGCTCTAAACACTTCCATGTCACCccgtcctccagcagctcctcctccctccctcgaccatcctcctcctcgccctcctACTCCAAACCCAAAGCAACAGTTTCAATCTCTCACTCGTCACCTTTGCCTtcatcagcctcctccactcccGTTCCCCAGGTCCTCTCGACCAGCCCCCATACCCCACGAGCCCCGACGCCCTACCTTCTACAGGGGAACAAATCTGAGCCAGAATCCAACACCAAGATCCCTGCCCCGTTCCCCAATCTCCTTCAGCATCGCCCACCTTTACTGGCGTTCCCTCAGCCTGCTGCAGCCTCTAGCGGCGTTGGAGTCCAAAACAAGGGTTCAGGTTCTTCTAAAACTCAAACTTCGAGTTCGTCCACACAAGCCAGCAGCTCTTCCTCAACATCGTCCAATAATCTGGGCTCAGGGTCCAAGGAACCTTTCGGAGGGAGTGTCACACCGCAGGAGAAACACAGCAGGGACTCTCAGCTGGGTCCTGCCCCAGGACTGAGAGCCAGGAGTCACTCCACACCACTGCCTCCCTCCTCAAAGTCCACCTCCCCCttctcccaccaccaccaccacccccaccaCCGACCCTCTCACTACCATCAGTACCGGAAACCAGAGAGAGGGGACTCCCCAGCTCCCACCAAGAGCTCCCAGACATCCAACCAGGCTACTGTCCAGACCCAAACATCCAGTTCTGGCAAGGAGGGAAAGTCGGTCAGCTTCCTGTTGAAGAATGATAAAGGCGAGAGGGAAAAGGATCGGGACAGGGACAAAGAGAGAGACCGAGACAGGGACCGGgatagagacagagagagggacagagataGAGATCGAGATAGGGACCGATGCCGTGATAAAGACAaggatagagagagagataaagaCAGAGACAGGGACAGGGATCGGGATGGAGGCCCACACTCATTGGAAAATCCCCCGACTACACGCAGCCAATCGTCTCAAGGCACCAGCTCAACCCCAACACCTCTGTCCTCCTCCCAGCGTCCTCACTCTCGCCCTCATCTCCGCTCTCACACGCCTCACGGCCTCCCAGCTTACAAGCCCCCCTCCTCTGACAGTCCCCTGCTGTGGACGTACCCCTCGGGTGGGTTCCGGAGACCGCCGGCCTACGAGAGTCTGCGAGGAAGCTCCCTGACGCcgtctctgcagcagcagccgtcCAGCCTCACCGGGCTCGGAGAGTCGGCATCCAAGAACAACGGAGGGTCTTCGTCCCTTCACTCCAAATCCGGTTTCTTGCCGTGGGATGGAAGCTTAGCGGCGGATGAGGGGTCTTACTGGCCCATGCAGAGGAAACTGTCCTTCAGCCAcgggagcagagagacagagagtaaGAGTTCAAGCTTTTGTAAAAACGCTTTCTGTTCACCAGCATTGTCGCACAAAACGATAACGACGCGTGAAAAAACGCTTGTTCAGATTATTTCTGACCATAGatcatatattttaaataaaaaaataactttaaattaGATAAATCTTCTGGAATgtcactgtattttatttatttaagaaatTCTCCTTCACTTGTTCCATGTTGCGTTCGTGTGGTGACCACAGAGGAGGGACGTTCATGGAACGGCAGCGCAGACGCCTTATTGAGGATGGACAAGGAGGACTTCCAAAGCGGACCCTCAAGCATCCCGGTCTACATGAGTGGCACCAGCAGGACACTGGGCCACACAGAGTCATTGGCCGGTGTCGATGGAAGTTTGGGTTTCAGAGCTCTGCCCAGAGGGATGCCCCTCCCATGCCAGACTTTCCCTGCCTGTCGCAACGGAGGTAGGATTCGTCACACCTTGGTTCACTCACTAACCACAACCGAATCACCAGAGTTGGCCAGTATGAGACTCAATATTCTCCCAGGTGGATTTATTCCCTGTGAATCGACTTGCAGGAGAAACAAAATAGAATCTTAGGAGTCAAAACTTGGAGCTCAGAATGTGGTCAGGACTTGTCGTCGAGAGAGGTGTAATATAGAAGTCAACTTCTGCACCCGTGTTTGGATGCTAACTGAGAGTTATACCGACTTATTTTAGCGTGTAGCACGATGACCTATTGCGTGTTTGTCGGAGGAATAAAAGGTAATCCGCAAAACATTTGCAAACAGTATCATACTCTCACTGCTGTCCTCAGTAGGCTAGCAGTTCCCCTGATGTAAGACGTGCTAAAGTGGCTAACAACACTTGAAGACAATGAAGTGTAGCTAATTTAGTATACTGGTGACAAACTAAGAGAGtttggtgtttaaaaaaaaatctgtgccaACAAATAGAGAAATGTGATTCTTTTGAAAGAGGTGCACATGCTAGTTATGACTGAGCTACGCTACATTTTCCCACTCAATAGTGAATCATATAAATAGCTGCCTTTTTTATACAATTAGTTATTCGTctaaattattgttatttttatttttttttaaaaaggaggTTCTACTGTTCTGTATCCAAAGTCAAAATTATTTACTGTTCCACATTTTGGCATCTGGCGGGCCCCAGAATATGTTTTTTGCTGTGTCTTCTGTTCTGTTTGGATTCAACACGTCGCTCCCTTGTGTGCAGACGGTTCTCACCAGGGTTTGTTTCCTTGCAGAAGTGGGGCGGCTGGGCCGTTCCTCCTCTGCGGCTGGAGTCAGACAGgtgggtggaggaggtgacgtgGTGAGACAAAGCAGTCTGCCTGCCCGAGAAGCCCTGAATCAGGTGAGTCCAGCGCGTCACAGACTCCATGAA is a window from the Synchiropus splendidus isolate RoL2022-P1 chromosome 17, RoL_Sspl_1.0, whole genome shotgun sequence genome containing:
- the LOC128748154 gene encoding neuronal tyrosine-phosphorylated phosphoinositide-3-kinase adapter 1 isoform X2, with protein sequence MSSGSAQDVAVEHFLRDIERRSKRLHCAVIGCEEERPRGDMNLLYRKSRLDWRQREHEGSKRSSTQTDPSATVGKVRDLASFRRHFRMGFMTMPASQDLSPHSCASAMAPRSQSCHAVGAGDNSLENGDYSDTQSQHGGRCPPAKPKRHPSTRLSTSSADGRAPPETPPPPMPSHSQERREKKNAMKKSESGDMSSKKVPPLKPKRSPSTQLTFDPLPPRVPHSAASLPFQSADAQIQPGDGDDEPVYIEMVGQVFTRDSQTATPHPVTPVATTPDSDSDQSEAIYEEMKYPLHENREAHRHLPSKHERLKSSKHFHVTPSSSSSSSLPRPSSSSPSYSKPKATVSISHSSPLPSSASSTPVPQVLSTSPHTPRAPTPYLLQGNKSEPESNTKIPAPFPNLLQHRPPLLAFPQPAAASSGVGVQNKGSGSSKTQTSSSSTQASSSSSTSSNNLGSGSKEPFGGSVTPQEKHSRDSQLGPAPGLRARSHSTPLPPSSKSTSPFSHHHHHPHHRPSHYHQYRKPERGDSPAPTKSSQTSNQATVQTQTSSSGKEGKSVSFLLKNDKGEREKDRDRDKERDRDRDRDRDRERDRDRDRDRDRCRDKDKDRERDKDRDRDRDRDGGPHSLENPPTTRSQSSQGTSSTPTPLSSSQRPHSRPHLRSHTPHGLPAYKPPSSDSPLLWTYPSGGFRRPPAYESLRGSSLTPSLQQQPSSLTGLGESASKNNGGSSSLHSKSGFLPWDGSLAADEGSYWPMQRKLSFSHGSRETEKEGRSWNGSADALLRMDKEDFQSGPSSIPVYMSGTSRTLGHTESLAGVDGSLGFRALPRGMPLPCQTFPACRNGEVGRLGRSSSAAGVRQVGGGGDVVRQSSLPAREALNQLETVVYL
- the LOC128748154 gene encoding neuronal tyrosine-phosphorylated phosphoinositide-3-kinase adapter 1 isoform X1, yielding MSSGSAQDVAVEHFLRDIERRSKRLHCAVIGCEEERPRGDMNLLYRKSRLDWRQREHEGSKRSSTQTDPSATVGKVRDLASFRRHFRMGFMTMPASQDLSPHSCASAMAPRSQSCHAVGAGDNSLENGDYSDTQSQHGGRCPPAKPKRHPSTRLSTSSADGRAPPETPPPPMPSHSQERREKKNAMKKSESGDMSSKKVPPLKPKRSPSTQLTFDPLPPRVPHSAASLPFQSADAQIQPGDGDDEPVYIEMVGQVFTRDSQTATPHPVTPVATTPDSDSDQSEAIYEEMKYPLHENREAHRHLPSKHERLKSSKHFHVTPSSSSSSSLPRPSSSSPSYSKPKATVSISHSSPLPSSASSTPVPQVLSTSPHTPRAPTPYLLQGNKSEPESNTKIPAPFPNLLQHRPPLLAFPQPAAASSGVGVQNKGSGSSKTQTSSSSTQASSSSSTSSNNLGSGSKEPFGGSVTPQEKHSRDSQLGPAPGLRARSHSTPLPPSSKSTSPFSHHHHHPHHRPSHYHQYRKPERGDSPAPTKSSQTSNQATVQTQTSSSGKEGKSVSFLLKNDKGEREKDRDRDKERDRDRDRDRDRERDRDRDRDRDRCRDKDKDRERDKDRDRDRDRDGGPHSLENPPTTRSQSSQGTSSTPTPLSSSQRPHSRPHLRSHTPHGLPAYKPPSSDSPLLWTYPSGGFRRPPAYESLRGSSLTPSLQQQPSSLTGLGESASKNNGGSSSLHSKSGFLPWDGSLAADEGSYWPMQRKLSFSHGSRETEKEGRSWNGSADALLRMDKEDFQSGPSSIPVYMSGTSRTLGHTESLAGVDGSLGFRALPRGMPLPCQTFPACRNGEVGRLGRSSSAAGVRQVGGGGDVVRQSSLPAREALNQLQGHGATPCSPSSAGVSRQQQQLQLHQQQLQLKQQLQQLQQQHHLQLQFQQLAQLAQGQPPVGAGGAASAAQSQRDGKLLEVIERKRCLCKEIKAHRRPDKSLCKQDSMPILPSWRRTPEPRKTGTPPCQRPQAVVWDTAI